The genomic window AAACGCTCAGTGGAAAAGAGTGGCAGCCATTGCGAAGTCTATGGGCTTTACGTGGGGCGGAGACTGGACAAGCTTTCCGGATGCTTCTCACCTTGAGTATACGAAAGGGTTAACATGGAGAGATCTGCAGGCAGGAAGACGCCCGTCATTCACTCAGGTTCAAGGAGTTGAAAAGACCTGGCTGGAATTTGGTGATGAGGGAGCTGGAGTAAAGGCGATGCAGGAGCTGCTAAATAGCCATGGATATGATCTTGTAACTGATGGTATTTTTGGACCGAAAACAGAGCGGGCGGTGAGAAGCTTCCAGTCTGAAAACGGCTTAATTGTGGATGGTGTATATGGCGTTAAGACTAAAGCGGCTCTTGAGGGATAGAGTACATCATAGCCAGTGGACACCGTATTAATGGACTAAAAATCTTTTAAAATAAACGCTTTGTTAAATGTTATTGTTGTTTCTGCACAGCTGGAGCGAAAATCAACAGCCAACTTTAATAAAGCTTAAATAAAAGTAAAAAAACACGCCCAAGAGAATGAGCGTGAAATAAATAAAAAAATTAAATTTTATGATGCTAATATCACTAGCTTTATCAAAGAGTAATGAATATCTGAGAAACCCTATCCATTATGATATTTATACATCCAAAGCACACCTGACTTCAGCAGTCGTGCAATACGGCCTGTTACGGTGCGGTCTGCAAGGTAGGCGAATCCCTGTTTTTTACCGAGTGAGCCCATAAAGCCTTTCAGCTTAATTTTAGGCATCTGCTCCGGCAGCTCTTCGTTTTTCCAGCGAGCAAGGAGCACTTTGACAATCTGCTCTGCCTGTTCCTCAGCAAGCTGCGCGCTTGGTGCGAATGGAAGGCTTGCACAGTCACCGACAACATAGACGTGCTCGTTATCCGGCAGGTTATGGTACTGCGAGAGAACGACGCGGTTTGATGAATCTTTCTCACCAGGCAGGTCACGCACGACTTTCACGGGCTGGATGCCGGCCGTCCACACACATACGTCAACCGGAATCTGTTCTTCGTGGTTATAAAGCATGGTAGGTTCAACCTTTGTAATGTTCGAGTTGCTGACAACTTCAACATTGTTGGCATCAAACCACTTTTGTACATAGTTACTCAGACGCTGAGGGAAGGCAGGAAGAATACGTTCTCCGCGGTCAAAGAGTTTAATCTTGAGGTCTTCGCGGCTTTCACGCAGTTCACTTGCAAGTTCAATCCCGCTCAGTCCTGCTCCTACTACACCAACAACTGATCCTGAAGGAAGATTTGACAGGCGTTCATAGGTCGCTCTTGAACGCTGAATGGATTGAATGCTGTACGTGTGCTCATCTGCACCAGGTACATTGTGGTATTTATCCTCACATCCTAATCCAACAACAAGATCATCGTAATGAACTTCAGTGTTATCTTCAAGAATGACGCGGCTTTCTTCAGTATCAATTTTCGCTACTGAACCGTATTTTACTTCCAGGCGTTCATGTTCAGGAAAGCTTACACGAACTTCCTGATCTGAAGCAGTACCAGCTGCCAGCGCATAATACTCAGTTTTCAGACAGTGATATGGTGTCCGGTCGATTAATGTAATTTTTACGTCTTCAGGCAGCTTATCCGGCAGTAGTCGCAGTAACACGCGCATATTGCCGTAGCCTCCACCTAATAATACTAAGTGTTTCATGGATAGCCCTCTCTTTACAGTAAGCATATTGGTAGGTAAGCACTTTCAATATGATCATACTTACACAATGTGTTTGATCATTACGTTTACATTCATTAAAAAGTATATCGGAATAAAGGTCTTAGTACAATCATATTAAGAGATTTCTTTCACAAACTTGTCATGAAAAAGAGCAGGATCATTGACGAACTTTATTGAAGACGTTACATTTGAAGTGAGTATGAGGTGATAAAAATGAAACCAATTATAGAGTTTTGTATTAGTAATATAGCAAGTGGATCACAGGAGGCATTTGAAACGCTCGAGCGTGACCCGAACCTTGATGTGATTGAGTACGGCTGTACAAGCCACTGCGGGATTTGTGCAGCAGCGATGTTTGCAATCGTTAATGGGGAGCTTGTTGAAGCAGACACGCCGAAAGAACTGGTAGATGCTGTATATGAGTTTCTTGAGGAAAATCCAATGTTTTAATAAAAGGCTTTGTTAAAGTAGGCTGTTGATTTCCGCTTCAGGGGGACGCTTTCCGTGGCCGGGCGGTGAGCCAGCAGGCTTCGCCTAGGCCTCACACGTCCCTTCCTGCGAGCCGCCCCCTTACGCTCCAATCAACTGCTTTGGAGAAACAACAATGGACTTTAACAAAGCGAAAAAAGAAGCTGATTTGATTCAGCTTCTTTTTTATGGACTGTTTCTTTTCTATTATGCATTACGCTCTTCTCTGTACAGCTGCCATCTTTCTTTTGCCATATGCACCATTTTCCGGTCAGTTGAGCTGTGCTGTCTTTCGATAATTTTTGAGAAATGTCTTGTTGCATCATCATCTTCACCAAGACGCAGCGAAAGCTCGGCAATCAGGTATAGTACACGTTCTGTTGTGATCTGAGAACCTTTATAATCCTCTTTTGAATACGCTGATTTATAGGCTTCTACAGCAAGCCGCTGAAATCGCTGCTCCTGTTCAGCGTCCCTTCCGCGGAACAGCCAGGAGAGTCTCAGGTAAAGTCCCGCCAGTGTAATGCTCTTTTCCCTTTTCATCACAGCGATATAAATCGCCAGCTTATAGGCCTTAATGGCATCCTCAATCGAACGCTCACCTGAATAATCGAGATGCTGCCAGTGCTTTGAAATCTTTTCTTCAATTTCCTCTTTACCACCGGGAGGGAAATAAGGGGCAAAGTCATCAGTGAACGAATAGCCGCATTCCGGACAGACATGTACATGATACAGATTCGGGTTTAATGAATCATTCTCATAAATCGGCATCAGGTCTGTACTGTGCTCTTTGGCACGGACAAACCGGCCCCTGATTTTTGTTGTTTTAAATGTCTGATTACACAATCCGCAGGTGATGTGCTTTTGATAAAGCGGGGTAATTTCCATGATGAAACACCTCCAGGTAGTTCTATATACTCTGATAACCTATATCAATGCTTTAATTATACCCTTAAAATAGGACTTTTGAAACAAATTTATCAGAAAATTTAAAAGTAGAGGGATTTACAGGGATGAGGGCACAATATAATGAAACAACCTGATTCCAATCGGTTGAGTACAGCGTGAATTAGCGATATACTAAAATCAGTTAAAAACGTTGGAGGTGCTGAAATGGCAAATGTAATCAAATTATCAGAAGCTGCAGCGCTTCAGGTGAAAGATATGATGAAGCAGGCTGAAGAGGAAGATGCATATCTTCGCGTAGCTGTAAAAGGCGGCGGGTGCAGCGGATTATCTTATGGAATGGGCTTTGAACATGAACTTGGTGAAACCGATAAAATAGAGGAACACCACGGAATTCAGGTACTTGTAAACAAAGACGACGCTGATATATTGAATGGAACTGAAATTGATTATAAGCAGTCACTGATGGGTGGCGGTTTTACAATTGAAAATCCGAATGCAATCGCATCATGCGGCTGTGGATCTTCATTCAGAACAGCGACGAAGACAGGTACACCTGAGAATTGTTAATATTAAAAAAATCGCCGGCGCTTATGCCGGCGATTTTTTTATATACCTTTTAAAGCCTCTTTAATCGGCTGATCTCCATTCACCAATTCAATTGTTTTATGATGAAGATTAGTACAGAGAATGGATTCCACCAGTACTGTGGCGACATCCTCACGTGTGATTTCACCCTCACGATGCTTCATTTCTTCTGATACATCAATTTTATCTGTTGCTTTGTCATCCGTTAAGGCACCCGGACGCACAATTGTGTAATTCAGCCCGCTTTGTTTTAAGTGAACGTCTGCATCATGTTTTGCCTGCAGGTAATGATGGAACGTATCGCTGTCTCCTGCGATTGACGGGTCGTCTGCACCCATCGAGCTTAGCATAATGAACCGCTCAATACCTTTTTCCTTGGCAAAGTCGACAGCCTTGATTGCACCATCACGGTCAACAGCCGTTGTCTTATCAGTTCCGGTATCAGGTCCTGAACCTGCAGCAAAAATGACTGCATTGACATCTTCAAACGCATAGTTGAAGGCCTGTTCCAGGTCTGCAATAATCGGCCTTGCACCGAGATCCTCCATCTCTTTGGACTGTTCGGATTTCCGGATCATTGCTTTTACAAGATGCTGTTCACTCTCAGCAAGCTTCTTCACTGCCATTCGTCCAGTCGTTCCATTTGCACCAATTACGAGTACATGCATGGTATCACTCTCCAAAAATTAGTTGATACTCTATATCATACCCTGGCAGAATTTTGCTAAACGAATGATCAACTGAACATAGACGTACTGTGCATTGGCTGCACGCGTGCTTTTGGATCAATTGAAGCCTTGGCATTATTAACAGCTGTCGGTGCTTCACCGAATCCTGAAGCGATCAGCTTTACTTTCCCGTCATACGTACACACATCACCTGCTGCGTAAATGCCTGGAATATTCGTTTCCATCCGTGAATTTACAACAATTGAATTTTTCTCAATCTCAAGCGTCCATTCTTTAATCGGACCAAGAGAAGAGACAAAGCCGTAATTCACGATTAAGTGATCAAAGTTCAGTACGGTTGTTTCTTCTTCCTTCGCTTTTTGCAGCGTCAGTGACTGAATGACATCATTCATTGTCTGGTAACCGACAGGCACATAAGGTGTCATCACGTTTACACTGGACTGCTTCAACTGCTCAACGCTTGCTTCATGTGCGCGGAATGTATCGCGTCTGTGAACGAGTGTAACTGATTTGGCCACCGGCTCAAGCATCAGTGCCCAGTCAACTGCTGAGTCACCGCCGCCTAACAGCACGACATCCTGATCTTTGAAGTTTGAAAGATCTTCTATAAAGTAATGAAGATTTTTCTCTTCAAAATCAT from Jeotgalibacillus haloalkalitolerans includes these protein-coding regions:
- a CDS encoding peptidoglycan-binding protein, which gives rise to MSRVALDTLINRSVRNMGDIDSRIKDMTIEMIKRAYQEGINVQISSGLRTNDEQNRLYAKGRTTSGNIVTNARAGQSAHNYGLAVDYFLTDQTGTRAVWTVNAQWKRVAAIAKSMGFTWGGDWTSFPDASHLEYTKGLTWRDLQAGRRPSFTQVQGVEKTWLEFGDEGAGVKAMQELLNSHGYDLVTDGIFGPKTERAVRSFQSENGLIVDGVYGVKTKAALEG
- a CDS encoding NAD(P)/FAD-dependent oxidoreductase; translated protein: MKHLVLLGGGYGNMRVLLRLLPDKLPEDVKITLIDRTPYHCLKTEYYALAAGTASDQEVRVSFPEHERLEVKYGSVAKIDTEESRVILEDNTEVHYDDLVVGLGCEDKYHNVPGADEHTYSIQSIQRSRATYERLSNLPSGSVVGVVGAGLSGIELASELRESREDLKIKLFDRGERILPAFPQRLSNYVQKWFDANNVEVVSNSNITKVEPTMLYNHEEQIPVDVCVWTAGIQPVKVVRDLPGEKDSSNRVVLSQYHNLPDNEHVYVVGDCASLPFAPSAQLAEEQAEQIVKVLLARWKNEELPEQMPKIKLKGFMGSLGKKQGFAYLADRTVTGRIARLLKSGVLWMYKYHNG
- a CDS encoding YuzB family protein — encoded protein: MKPIIEFCISNIASGSQEAFETLERDPNLDVIEYGCTSHCGICAAAMFAIVNGELVEADTPKELVDAVYEFLEENPMF
- a CDS encoding DUF2225 domain-containing protein, translated to MEITPLYQKHITCGLCNQTFKTTKIRGRFVRAKEHSTDLMPIYENDSLNPNLYHVHVCPECGYSFTDDFAPYFPPGGKEEIEEKISKHWQHLDYSGERSIEDAIKAYKLAIYIAVMKREKSITLAGLYLRLSWLFRGRDAEQEQRFQRLAVEAYKSAYSKEDYKGSQITTERVLYLIAELSLRLGEDDDATRHFSKIIERQHSSTDRKMVHMAKERWQLYREERNA
- a CDS encoding HesB/IscA family protein, with amino-acid sequence MANVIKLSEAAALQVKDMMKQAEEEDAYLRVAVKGGGCSGLSYGMGFEHELGETDKIEEHHGIQVLVNKDDADILNGTEIDYKQSLMGGGFTIENPNAIASCGCGSSFRTATKTGTPENC
- a CDS encoding SDR family oxidoreductase — translated: MHVLVIGANGTTGRMAVKKLAESEQHLVKAMIRKSEQSKEMEDLGARPIIADLEQAFNYAFEDVNAVIFAAGSGPDTGTDKTTAVDRDGAIKAVDFAKEKGIERFIMLSSMGADDPSIAGDSDTFHHYLQAKHDADVHLKQSGLNYTIVRPGALTDDKATDKIDVSEEMKHREGEITREDVATVLVESILCTNLHHKTIELVNGDQPIKEALKGI
- a CDS encoding NAD(P)/FAD-dependent oxidoreductase, encoding MKEDTSVYDITVIGGGPVGLFTAFYGGMRQASVKLIESLPHLGGQLTALYPDKYIYDVAGFPKVKAQELVDNLTAQMSRFDTEIRLGQEVTHVEKREDGVFVLTTPEEVHYTRTIIITAGNGAFQPRKLNLDGLNDFEEKNLHYFIEDLSNFKDQDVVLLGGGDSAVDWALMLEPVAKSVTLVHRRDTFRAHEASVEQLKQSSVNVMTPYVPVGYQTMNDVIQSLTLQKAKEEETTVLNFDHLIVNYGFVSSLGPIKEWTLEIEKNSIVVNSRMETNIPGIYAAGDVCTYDGKVKLIASGFGEAPTAVNNAKASIDPKARVQPMHSTSMFS